In Limibacter armeniacum, a single window of DNA contains:
- a CDS encoding 7TM diverse intracellular signaling domain-containing protein: protein MLNPLSKKQLSGYLFGGVLFLLIGFLVYAMISLSTSSKRTSLLAKKGEVDVTSWNFHQDGPIALNGEWEFYANEFITHEQFQDTDLKPEPDTYASIDKKWHKLLIDGKLMSGHGYATYHLRVKHNDDLPVMGLTIDSFLSSYALYINGKLICHNGKPGKSKKQTIPSYQPLTTSVNLEGEVSDIVIYVSNFHHILGGGSDKIYFGKSEDLHGQRNKVIAVQIFVAGSLMVLGFFFLGMFLFWKDNKSVLYFALFCLVQCYWVIGSNFYLIKGVFPNLPFELTSALEYNAMYLAVFFAVCFYSEAFPTKFSPFIIRVLGTITLLFVIVTTFTDNNTYTHFTTAHNIISVVSILYIISILIYAIVRKSQNALYAFIGMILLFSAAFYILLVHYHVIPAISYFFELSMVGFILSQSFILAHQFASSFKEEEKLKLENQKQAEGMTTLAEELKQQAEELNITNTLLNEQKMEMEIKNNNITAGINAASHIQQSMLVREDVIREEVKDAFVLWQPRNIVSGDFYWFRKTEDKLIIAAVDCTGHGLSGALMSMSASNMLNDIVLERHTYTPDKILYQLQQSVNEQFLHSATYHAGLDAAVCVIDLKENKLHYAGAKCPLIYIQYNELHQIKGDRLSIGRMHGKQQSQFTLHTIDLDTPTTFYIFSDGFQDQFGGDSDKKYSIKRMKGLMAAMHRMPMEKQKHHLLNAFEHWKGDNIQIDDLLVLGISI from the coding sequence ATGTTAAATCCACTTAGTAAGAAACAACTCAGTGGCTACCTTTTTGGCGGAGTACTCTTTTTGCTGATTGGCTTTCTTGTCTATGCAATGATTTCTTTGAGTACATCAAGCAAAAGGACATCTCTCCTCGCTAAAAAAGGAGAGGTTGATGTAACCTCATGGAATTTCCACCAAGATGGTCCCATTGCACTGAATGGTGAATGGGAATTCTATGCCAATGAGTTTATAACCCATGAACAGTTTCAGGATACTGATCTAAAACCAGAACCTGATACTTATGCATCTATTGACAAAAAATGGCACAAACTGCTTATCGATGGTAAGCTAATGAGTGGACATGGGTATGCCACTTATCACCTGCGTGTCAAACACAATGATGACCTTCCCGTAATGGGACTCACCATTGATTCATTTCTGTCTTCCTATGCCTTATACATCAATGGCAAACTAATTTGCCATAACGGAAAACCTGGCAAGTCAAAAAAACAGACCATTCCGTCTTATCAGCCTTTGACCACTTCAGTAAATCTCGAAGGAGAAGTTTCTGATATCGTCATTTATGTTTCCAATTTCCACCATATACTAGGAGGAGGCTCTGATAAGATCTACTTCGGTAAATCAGAGGATTTGCATGGCCAACGTAACAAGGTGATCGCTGTACAGATCTTTGTTGCAGGCTCTCTAATGGTGTTGGGATTCTTCTTTTTGGGAATGTTCTTATTCTGGAAAGACAATAAATCCGTACTGTACTTTGCGCTGTTCTGCTTGGTTCAGTGTTATTGGGTGATAGGTAGTAACTTCTACCTGATCAAGGGAGTATTTCCGAACTTACCCTTTGAACTGACCTCTGCACTGGAATACAACGCCATGTATTTGGCAGTCTTTTTTGCAGTCTGCTTTTACAGTGAGGCTTTCCCTACAAAGTTTTCACCATTTATCATTCGTGTATTAGGCACCATCACGTTACTGTTTGTAATAGTGACCACTTTTACGGATAATAATACCTATACACATTTTACAACTGCTCATAATATCATTTCTGTAGTCAGTATCCTGTACATCATTTCTATACTGATATATGCCATAGTCAGAAAGAGTCAAAATGCACTCTATGCTTTCATTGGAATGATATTACTGTTTTCTGCCGCTTTCTATATTTTACTGGTGCATTACCATGTGATTCCGGCTATCAGTTATTTCTTTGAGTTAAGTATGGTTGGGTTTATACTGTCCCAGTCTTTTATTCTGGCACATCAGTTTGCATCCTCATTTAAGGAAGAGGAAAAACTCAAGCTAGAGAACCAGAAACAAGCAGAAGGAATGACTACACTGGCAGAGGAGCTGAAGCAACAAGCCGAGGAGTTGAACATTACCAATACCCTGCTCAATGAGCAGAAGATGGAAATGGAAATCAAGAACAACAATATTACGGCCGGCATCAATGCTGCTAGTCATATTCAGCAATCAATGCTGGTAAGAGAGGACGTTATCCGTGAAGAGGTAAAAGACGCGTTTGTACTGTGGCAACCACGAAACATTGTCAGTGGAGACTTTTACTGGTTCCGAAAGACAGAAGACAAGCTGATAATTGCGGCAGTTGACTGTACTGGACACGGACTTTCTGGTGCTTTGATGAGTATGAGTGCCTCCAATATGCTGAATGATATTGTATTGGAACGCCATACTTACACACCTGACAAAATCCTGTACCAGTTGCAGCAAAGTGTCAATGAACAGTTTTTGCATAGTGCAACATACCATGCCGGTTTGGATGCTGCTGTTTGTGTCATAGACCTTAAAGAAAATAAGTTACATTATGCAGGAGCCAAATGTCCATTGATTTATATTCAGTACAATGAATTGCACCAAATCAAAGGAGACAGGCTTTCAATCGGGCGCATGCATGGTAAGCAGCAGTCACAGTTTACCCTGCACACAATAGACCTTGATACACCAACCACATTCTATATTTTCTCGGATGGTTTTCAGGATCAGTTTGGAGGTGACAGTGACAAAAAGTATTCTATAAAAAGAATGAAAGGGCTTATGGCTGCGATGCATAGAATGCCTATGGAAAAACAAAAACATCACTTGCTTAATGCCTTCGAGCACTGGAAAGGTGACAATATTCAGATCGATGACCTATTGGTCTTGGGCATTAGCATATAA
- a CDS encoding AAA family ATPase produces MNQETTQTNLTGKDQALQELLQAYQQLNKSETRHMHMAFVSGYLGMGKSTLLKTFKEEVAHEALIIEGKFSTLHQGIPYYGFKEALANHIHQLITHQDNLSLEKLEGKLTEKLGSSLQVLTDYIPELSMLIKHTPAAVPSTMAGVENQLYPLIKSLLDVFFDFSERPCVFLFDDLQWMDPSSTNLLKYLAFNSLEHKVLVIGAYRKNEVSKGHPVMLILKDLKEEKMDITEVEVKTLNAADIIYLIESAFPEGKCTKDFAQTVFKLTQGHPFYVKALLKELKNSHFIWVENGYWQTNAEAIQSRFKDMNIFGSVQERLVSVAHPTKMMLKYMSCMGQFNLATLCHLLDKKEKLVTQLVGEAMSKGLLAYRNREIAFAEGYYAEIIYNTISVEQRVKIHYNIADFHYKRHADKLVPSELIFITNHYNEALPVVKQRNESVAIARLNLKAGNASRRNQALEIAIKYYNTAADLLKETTKPEEHSELKAQIQLEKARCEYRHGNFDLAEIHLDRVLQQNTNVLLRARAYQQKITINIHTRRYRNAIEILQKSLSDFDISLPLSEKDIVSQLQTEELQLNRFTDENGVDAIAACSNRENNAEESAILNLLHAGTTAIHHYSSNLLKWQAMFILNLAIRTRPTGITAMACVTLSKTLIGTEQSMDIALAFGELGFKLGKQVKDSSLYSQILGHYAYFVQSWKAPLRKTIPNLENSIQKSLQQGDGFGADMLTQLAFDTKFQFGYPLFELLDTNPESPSVFQEKNAYIIEAERKLIRKLSGVSTSFNLRKVSPKPLGGRFTFQEQLFFYYHVRGLYYLFFDMHEQAMLEFEAAHTNSALLRGSPRYAENIFMMGLSTAINYINIESEKREEALEKLYFYKSMLWRWSENAPENFSHKYHILSAELFRISGEKSKALHSYKLAAKEAFQYNYIQHEAIANLRMSTFMLTEKYPIEQVRQKLTKSIRCFNSWGAKAKVTQLQEKYAYLLKNQPEPPQHRMEEIEHVQQEVGAELDEQSTIKKMLSLLLTAAAASRCLLFFRKGEDIMLVGEARSTDHYLKAISKPTPIKDTQRVSHSVLRYCIRSQQTLMSSHPSDHDIIRERDYILQQGIQSLLCIPIIIHDELTGLVYLENNYATDIFTHGRQFWTGLIARQGGINLEKARIHQQSVALNKELKQEMIEKERLHKLIEEQKNTHINTIVETQESERKRIAEDLHDSLGALLGSVKLHFTHFQENFEEKIPEKQQEYEKALALLDNACQEVRRISHNMLPSSLIKFGLVATLGSFLQQVEASSTLQIDFSVYGLDERLSQNIEVAVYRICLELVQNVIKHAQASQLNMQLIRHEDSLNIIVEDDGKGFDPTVQRHGIGLENLASRVDYLKGDYSIDSQIGSGTSVIVDIPL; encoded by the coding sequence ATGAATCAGGAAACAACACAAACAAACCTGACAGGAAAAGACCAAGCACTTCAGGAATTGTTACAAGCCTATCAGCAACTTAACAAGTCCGAAACCCGACATATGCATATGGCATTTGTGTCAGGATACCTTGGCATGGGTAAAAGTACGCTTCTGAAAACATTCAAGGAAGAAGTTGCTCATGAAGCCTTGATCATTGAAGGGAAATTCAGCACCCTCCATCAGGGGATTCCCTATTATGGATTCAAGGAAGCTTTGGCTAACCATATTCATCAACTGATTACCCATCAGGACAATCTCTCCTTGGAAAAGCTAGAAGGCAAACTTACGGAAAAGCTTGGTTCCAGTCTTCAGGTATTGACCGATTACATTCCTGAACTTTCTATGCTTATCAAGCATACACCCGCTGCAGTACCCTCTACAATGGCAGGTGTAGAAAACCAGCTCTACCCACTGATCAAGTCATTGCTTGACGTCTTTTTTGATTTCAGTGAACGACCTTGCGTATTTCTATTTGATGACCTCCAGTGGATGGATCCATCCAGTACCAACCTACTGAAATACTTGGCATTTAATTCACTTGAACATAAGGTGCTTGTAATTGGCGCATACCGAAAAAACGAAGTGAGTAAAGGTCATCCCGTGATGCTTATCCTCAAAGACTTAAAGGAGGAAAAGATGGACATCACTGAGGTAGAGGTCAAGACGCTGAATGCCGCAGACATTATTTACCTGATTGAGTCTGCCTTTCCTGAAGGAAAGTGTACGAAAGACTTTGCACAAACTGTATTCAAACTGACCCAAGGACACCCTTTCTATGTAAAAGCACTACTGAAAGAGTTGAAAAACTCTCATTTCATTTGGGTAGAAAACGGTTATTGGCAAACCAATGCTGAAGCGATCCAATCTCGCTTCAAGGACATGAATATATTCGGTTCTGTTCAGGAACGACTTGTCAGTGTAGCTCACCCAACCAAGATGATGCTGAAGTACATGTCATGCATGGGACAGTTCAACTTAGCCACGTTGTGTCATCTACTCGACAAAAAGGAAAAACTAGTCACTCAACTTGTAGGGGAAGCCATGAGTAAGGGTTTATTGGCTTATAGAAACCGCGAAATTGCTTTTGCTGAAGGTTATTACGCTGAAATTATCTACAATACCATTTCGGTCGAACAACGGGTGAAAATTCACTACAATATTGCAGACTTTCATTATAAGCGCCATGCGGATAAACTTGTGCCTTCAGAATTGATTTTCATTACAAATCATTACAATGAAGCCTTACCGGTTGTCAAGCAGCGAAATGAATCGGTAGCCATAGCACGACTGAACCTGAAAGCAGGAAATGCTTCCCGCCGAAACCAGGCTCTTGAGATTGCAATCAAGTACTACAATACGGCTGCTGACTTGCTGAAAGAGACTACCAAGCCTGAAGAACATAGTGAACTAAAAGCCCAAATTCAGCTCGAAAAAGCCCGCTGTGAATACCGACATGGAAACTTTGACCTTGCTGAAATTCACTTGGATAGGGTTCTTCAGCAAAATACCAATGTACTGCTTCGAGCAAGGGCTTACCAACAGAAGATTACTATCAACATTCACACACGCCGTTACCGTAATGCCATAGAGATTCTTCAGAAGTCTTTAAGTGATTTCGATATATCCCTGCCTTTGAGTGAAAAGGATATCGTTAGCCAACTTCAAACTGAAGAACTACAACTGAATCGCTTTACAGATGAAAATGGTGTTGATGCTATTGCAGCATGTTCCAATAGAGAAAATAATGCGGAAGAGTCTGCCATCTTAAACCTGCTTCATGCAGGTACTACAGCCATTCACCATTACTCTTCCAACCTGTTGAAATGGCAGGCAATGTTTATCCTGAACTTAGCCATCCGAACACGTCCTACAGGAATTACCGCCATGGCATGCGTAACGCTCAGCAAGACACTGATTGGCACAGAGCAAAGCATGGACATTGCCTTGGCGTTTGGCGAACTTGGTTTCAAGCTAGGAAAACAGGTAAAGGACAGTTCGCTATACAGTCAGATTTTGGGACACTATGCCTACTTTGTTCAAAGCTGGAAAGCGCCATTGCGTAAAACCATTCCAAACCTCGAAAACAGTATTCAAAAAAGCTTGCAGCAAGGAGATGGTTTTGGGGCAGATATGCTTACGCAATTAGCCTTTGATACCAAGTTTCAGTTTGGGTACCCACTTTTTGAACTGTTGGATACAAACCCTGAATCTCCTAGTGTATTTCAGGAAAAGAATGCATACATCATTGAAGCAGAACGTAAACTGATCAGAAAGCTATCAGGAGTAAGTACCTCTTTCAACCTGAGAAAAGTATCTCCCAAACCATTAGGAGGAAGGTTTACATTTCAGGAGCAACTGTTTTTCTATTACCATGTCAGAGGACTCTATTACTTGTTCTTTGATATGCATGAACAAGCCATGCTGGAATTTGAAGCGGCCCATACCAACAGTGCCTTGCTCCGTGGCTCTCCACGATATGCCGAAAATATTTTTATGATGGGGCTTTCCACCGCTATCAACTATATCAATATTGAAAGTGAGAAAAGGGAGGAAGCACTCGAAAAGTTGTACTTCTACAAAAGTATGTTGTGGAGATGGAGTGAAAACGCGCCAGAAAACTTCAGCCACAAATACCATATACTCTCTGCTGAACTTTTCAGAATATCAGGTGAGAAATCGAAAGCTTTGCATAGCTACAAGCTCGCAGCCAAAGAAGCTTTTCAATACAATTATATTCAGCATGAAGCTATTGCAAACCTGCGGATGAGTACTTTTATGCTAACGGAGAAGTACCCTATCGAACAGGTCCGTCAAAAGCTTACCAAAAGTATTCGCTGCTTCAATAGTTGGGGAGCCAAAGCAAAGGTTACTCAGTTACAGGAAAAGTATGCCTACCTCTTGAAAAACCAGCCTGAGCCACCTCAGCATCGTATGGAGGAAATTGAACATGTACAACAGGAAGTTGGGGCTGAACTTGATGAACAAAGTACGATCAAGAAAATGCTTTCACTTTTACTGACTGCCGCTGCCGCATCTAGGTGTTTACTTTTTTTCCGAAAAGGCGAAGATATTATGCTGGTGGGTGAAGCCCGATCTACAGACCATTACCTGAAAGCAATCTCAAAGCCTACACCTATCAAGGATACTCAACGGGTTTCACACTCTGTTCTCCGTTACTGTATCCGAAGCCAGCAAACGCTGATGAGTTCTCATCCTTCCGATCATGATATCATCAGGGAAAGAGACTATATCTTACAGCAAGGTATCCAGTCCCTGCTTTGTATTCCAATCATTATTCATGATGAACTAACGGGACTGGTCTATCTGGAGAATAACTACGCTACAGATATATTCACGCATGGTAGACAATTCTGGACAGGACTAATTGCCAGACAGGGTGGTATCAATCTTGAAAAAGCACGTATTCACCAACAATCGGTTGCCTTGAACAAGGAACTGAAACAGGAAATGATTGAAAAAGAAAGGTTGCATAAACTGATTGAAGAGCAAAAAAACACCCATATCAATACCATTGTCGAGACACAGGAAAGCGAACGAAAGCGTATTGCAGAAGACTTACATGACAGCCTTGGCGCCTTATTGGGAAGTGTAAAACTGCACTTCACGCATTTTCAGGAAAACTTTGAGGAAAAGATTCCTGAAAAGCAACAGGAGTATGAGAAAGCACTTGCCCTATTGGATAATGCATGTCAGGAAGTCAGACGTATTTCACATAATATGTTACCAAGCTCACTCATTAAATTCGGGCTAGTAGCGACACTGGGAAGTTTTCTTCAGCAGGTAGAAGCATCTTCTACCCTACAAATTGATTTCAGTGTCTATGGCTTGGACGAGCGTCTTTCACAAAATATTGAGGTTGCAGTTTACAGAATATGTCTTGAGTTAGTTCAGAATGTCATCAAGCACGCTCAAGCGTCCCAATTAAACATGCAGTTGATTCGCCATGAAGACAGCTTAAATATCATTGTTGAGGATGATGGAAAAGGCTTTGACCCTACAGTGCAAAGGCATGGTATTGGACTTGAAAATCTTGCGTCCAGAGTTGACTACCTAAAAGGTGACTACAGTATTGATTCTCAAATAGGATCTGGAACTTCTGTCATAGTAGATATCCCGTTATAG
- a CDS encoding site-2 protease family protein, translating to MKKLNNLNRFQTNLLHLSLFIITMVGTTFAGAEWMFGKSFAITGITTDEFLAGLSFSIPFLGILTVHEFGHYFTAKYYKLKVSLPYFIPMWFFGLGPSIGTMGAFISIKSRLRTRKEFFDVGISGPMAGFLVALGVLYYGFTHLPPAAYIFNVHPEYEQWGLDYAKYAYENIPEGQNFMMGTNLLFEFFKAFVVTDPSLIPNPHEMIHYPFLLAGYLACFFTALNLIPIGQLDGGHILYSMLGYKTHKKIVPVLFLIFLFYAGLGMFSMHDEVGDLLIYAPVYIFFLYWVLIRTYQNRMQTLVMAVGVFTAQFVVKSFFPEVEGYQGWLLFALLIGRVIGVYHPPAIYAEPIGWKRQVLGVMALVVFILCFSPMPFIVK from the coding sequence TTGAAAAAACTGAATAACCTTAACCGTTTCCAAACCAACCTGCTTCACCTCTCTTTGTTTATCATAACCATGGTAGGGACTACTTTTGCTGGAGCCGAGTGGATGTTTGGAAAGTCATTCGCTATCACAGGGATTACGACTGATGAGTTTTTGGCAGGATTGTCCTTTTCCATTCCATTTCTAGGAATACTGACGGTTCATGAGTTTGGACATTACTTTACTGCCAAATACTATAAACTGAAAGTCAGCTTACCTTACTTTATTCCTATGTGGTTTTTTGGGTTAGGTCCCAGCATAGGTACAATGGGCGCATTTATCAGTATAAAAAGTAGGTTAAGAACAAGGAAAGAGTTTTTTGATGTAGGTATTTCAGGACCAATGGCGGGCTTTTTGGTGGCATTGGGTGTTTTGTATTACGGGTTTACCCACTTGCCTCCGGCAGCGTATATCTTTAATGTCCACCCAGAGTATGAACAATGGGGCTTGGATTACGCTAAATATGCTTATGAAAATATTCCCGAAGGACAGAACTTTATGATGGGAACAAACCTGTTATTTGAGTTTTTCAAGGCTTTTGTCGTGACGGACCCTTCTTTGATTCCAAACCCGCATGAAATGATTCACTATCCGTTTCTGTTGGCGGGTTATCTGGCCTGTTTCTTTACAGCGTTGAACCTGATTCCTATCGGTCAGTTGGATGGAGGGCATATTCTTTATTCAATGCTAGGCTATAAAACACATAAGAAGATTGTACCAGTGCTGTTTCTGATTTTTCTTTTTTATGCAGGGCTAGGTATGTTTTCGATGCATGATGAGGTTGGTGATTTGTTGATATATGCTCCAGTCTATATATTTTTCCTGTATTGGGTACTGATCAGAACTTATCAGAACCGTATGCAGACATTGGTAATGGCAGTAGGGGTGTTTACAGCTCAGTTTGTCGTGAAATCATTTTTTCCAGAAGTTGAGGGGTATCAGGGATGGTTATTATTTGCATTACTGATAGGTCGGGTGATTGGAGTTTATCATCCACCAGCGATTTATGCAGAGCCGATCGGATGGAAAAGGCAAGTATTGGGCGTAATGGCGTTGGTAGTGTTTATATTATGCTTTTCTCCTATGCCTTTTATCGTTAAATAG
- the cas6 gene encoding CRISPR-associated endoribonuclease Cas6, translated as MRIRVIFSLKNKGAVLPFHHQKLIWNLAKEILGPGFPLEDQSFCYSGLKGQTKVGREGLHYFSKRVTIVFSSADKVFINLLIQKTFEQPHLTLGNLVLIPEKVEEEVAPEYQEHMKFLCISPLVIRNERSNTRNKEFIFPTTDEFSDLLYESTMFRMEKSGKFSAEEISSFFRFQIIPDSKYLERITKSEKKFARIYTLIIDGSIKEIRGYTFPFEFYADPTVQRFIFENGFGELTNHGFGMLDVPQDTPPERRVIYSVSGEEEPDA; from the coding sequence TTGAGGATTCGAGTAATTTTTAGTCTGAAGAACAAGGGAGCTGTCCTCCCCTTCCATCACCAAAAGCTGATCTGGAACTTGGCCAAAGAAATTTTAGGCCCTGGTTTCCCTCTAGAAGATCAAAGCTTTTGTTATTCGGGACTGAAAGGACAAACGAAGGTAGGCCGTGAGGGCTTACACTATTTTTCAAAACGAGTAACCATTGTATTCAGTAGTGCCGACAAGGTTTTTATCAACCTTCTAATTCAAAAAACTTTTGAACAACCACACCTGACGCTTGGCAATCTGGTGTTGATTCCTGAAAAAGTGGAAGAAGAAGTGGCACCTGAATATCAGGAGCACATGAAGTTCCTCTGCATTTCGCCATTGGTAATCCGTAACGAAAGGAGTAATACGAGAAACAAGGAGTTTATCTTCCCTACAACTGACGAGTTTTCTGACCTGCTCTATGAGTCAACCATGTTCAGAATGGAAAAGTCCGGGAAGTTTTCAGCAGAAGAGATTTCATCTTTCTTCCGTTTCCAGATTATTCCAGACAGCAAATACTTGGAACGCATTACCAAAAGCGAGAAAAAATTTGCGCGTATCTACACGTTGATCATTGATGGCAGCATCAAAGAAATCAGAGGATATACTTTCCCTTTTGAGTTCTATGCAGACCCGACAGTACAGCGCTTTATTTTTGAAAATGGCTTTGGTGAGTTGACCAACCATGGATTCGGTATGCTGGACGTACCACAAGACACTCCACCTGAGCGCAGAGTGATTTACTCTGTATCTGGAGAGGAAGAGCCGGATGCGTAA
- the asnB gene encoding asparagine synthase (glutamine-hydrolyzing), which yields MCGITGIYAFNEIGRLFSIHLARGNKELQHRGPDADNVFTDYYVGLGHRRLSIIDLSTEANQPMSDPSERFTIVFNGEIYNYRELRQQLEAKGVTFQTQSDTEVLLQLYIHEGEKCLNKLHGFFAFAVFDKSDDSLFVARDRFGIKPLVYYKDEDKLIFASEIKSLFAYNIPQETDWTSVLQYFQLSYIPAPNTIFKNIFKLEPGHYMTVRNKEVQIQKYYQLQGPDEPTKAPCSYEEAQKRLLELLDESVQERMIADVPLGAFLSGGIDSSTVVALASKYTSQLNTFSIGYKNEPLFDETKYAEMVANKYKTNHTAFQLTTQDFYEHLFKLLDFYGEPFADSSAIPVYMLCELTKKHVTVALSGDGGDEIFAGYNKYQGEFKAREKGTAARMLGAALPVLEILPKSRNSYLGNKVRQLHRFAEGMGMSDQERYWYLSSWRSEMEAYSMFTGKTRSLIIDSEYEARKEYFTQHITGNGINDMLFADMKMLLPNDMLHKVDSMSMAHALEVRVPFLDHRIAEFAFSLPASYKINGNMKKRLLQDAVRPLLPDEIYNRPKHGFEVPLAKGFKNELKPWVEEMLDLDFVREQEIFSPDYIEQVRKQVFHTNNFDQNQVWAILAFQHWWKKFSS from the coding sequence ATGTGTGGTATCACAGGCATTTATGCATTCAATGAAATTGGCAGACTTTTTTCCATTCACCTCGCCAGAGGCAACAAGGAGCTTCAACACAGAGGCCCTGATGCCGATAATGTTTTCACGGATTACTATGTCGGTTTAGGACATCGTCGCCTTTCCATCATTGACTTGTCTACAGAGGCCAACCAACCTATGTCTGACCCTTCCGAAAGGTTTACCATTGTTTTCAATGGAGAAATATACAACTATAGAGAGCTCAGGCAACAATTGGAAGCCAAAGGGGTCACTTTTCAGACACAGTCTGACACAGAAGTGCTTCTACAGCTATATATACATGAAGGTGAAAAGTGTCTCAACAAACTGCATGGTTTCTTTGCATTTGCCGTGTTTGACAAATCAGATGACAGCCTGTTCGTTGCCAGAGACCGCTTTGGCATCAAACCCTTGGTTTATTATAAAGATGAAGACAAGCTGATCTTTGCCTCTGAAATCAAGTCGCTTTTTGCTTACAATATTCCACAGGAAACTGACTGGACATCCGTACTTCAATACTTTCAATTAAGTTATATTCCTGCTCCCAATACCATCTTCAAAAATATTTTCAAGCTGGAGCCAGGACACTATATGACCGTCCGAAACAAGGAAGTTCAAATTCAGAAATATTATCAGTTGCAAGGTCCTGATGAGCCAACTAAAGCACCTTGCAGCTATGAGGAAGCACAAAAAAGGTTATTAGAGTTGCTGGATGAGTCTGTTCAGGAACGTATGATCGCAGATGTCCCTTTAGGCGCATTCCTCAGTGGAGGTATCGACTCCTCTACAGTGGTTGCCTTGGCATCCAAATACACCAGCCAGCTGAATACTTTCTCAATAGGCTATAAAAATGAGCCGCTTTTTGATGAAACCAAGTATGCAGAAATGGTTGCCAATAAGTACAAGACCAACCATACTGCATTCCAGCTGACCACTCAGGACTTTTACGAACACTTGTTCAAGTTACTGGACTTTTATGGAGAGCCTTTTGCTGACTCTTCAGCCATCCCTGTCTATATGTTATGTGAACTGACCAAAAAGCATGTTACAGTGGCACTCTCTGGAGATGGAGGTGATGAAATTTTTGCAGGTTACAACAAGTACCAAGGGGAATTCAAAGCAAGAGAAAAAGGAACCGCAGCCAGAATGCTAGGTGCTGCATTACCTGTACTGGAAATACTTCCCAAAAGCCGTAACTCATACTTAGGGAATAAAGTAAGACAGCTACATCGCTTTGCGGAGGGAATGGGCATGAGCGATCAGGAAAGGTACTGGTACCTGAGCAGCTGGAGAAGTGAAATGGAAGCTTACAGCATGTTCACTGGTAAAACCAGATCCCTGATTATAGACAGTGAGTATGAAGCTCGAAAAGAATATTTCACGCAGCATATTACTGGAAATGGCATCAATGACATGCTTTTTGCTGATATGAAAATGCTCTTGCCAAACGACATGTTACATAAAGTGGACTCAATGTCAATGGCACATGCTTTGGAAGTGCGAGTTCCATTCTTGGATCACCGAATTGCAGAGTTTGCATTCTCACTTCCGGCGTCTTACAAGATCAATGGCAATATGAAAAAACGCCTGTTGCAAGATGCTGTGAGACCTCTTTTGCCGGACGAGATTTACAACCGTCCTAAGCATGGATTTGAGGTGCCTTTGGCTAAAGGATTTAAAAATGAGCTAAAGCCTTGGGTCGAAGAAATGCTCGATTTGGATTTTGTACGTGAGCAAGAAATTTTCTCACCTGACTATATTGAACAAGTGAGGAAACAGGTATTTCATACTAACAATTTTGACCAAAATCAGGTTTGGGCAATACTTGCATTCCAGCATTGGTGGAAAAAGTTTTCGTCCTAA
- the ispF gene encoding 2-C-methyl-D-erythritol 2,4-cyclodiphosphate synthase produces the protein MNIRVGQGYDVHKLAENEELWLGGIRIEHTHGLVGHSDADVLIHGICDAILGAANLRDIGYHFADTDPQFKGIDSKILLKEVMKLLRDNGYELSNVDNTIVAQRPKINPHIPAMKQCLSEVMNVDEDQISIKATTSEKMGFVGREEGMAVHSVALIYKSQK, from the coding sequence ATGAATATAAGAGTCGGACAAGGATATGATGTACACAAGCTGGCTGAAAATGAAGAGCTCTGGCTTGGAGGAATCCGCATTGAACATACACATGGGCTGGTAGGACATTCGGATGCTGACGTACTGATCCACGGTATCTGTGATGCAATACTAGGCGCTGCAAACCTTCGTGACATTGGTTACCACTTTGCTGATACAGACCCACAGTTCAAGGGAATTGATAGCAAGATATTGCTTAAAGAAGTGATGAAACTATTAAGGGACAATGGGTATGAATTATCCAATGTAGACAATACTATCGTAGCCCAACGTCCTAAAATCAATCCTCACATTCCTGCCATGAAACAATGTTTGTCAGAAGTGATGAATGTAGATGAGGATCAGATTTCTATTAAAGCCACTACTTCCGAAAAAATGGGATTTGTGGGCAGAGAAGAAGGCATGGCAGTACATAGTGTTGCCTTGATCTACAAATCTCAAAAGTGA